Proteins from a single region of Felis catus isolate Fca126 chromosome B4, F.catus_Fca126_mat1.0, whole genome shotgun sequence:
- the LOC101099384 gene encoding olfactory receptor 8S1-like has protein sequence MRNHSVVSEFILFGLSADPQIEVLLFVLFLVIYLLTLMGNLMLLLVIRADSCLHTPMYFFLGQLSFLDLCHSSVTVPKLLENLLSEKKTISVEGCLAQAFFVFATGGTESCLLTVMAYDRYVAISSPLLYGQMMNRQLCMGLVWGSWSVAFLDALINILVALNLDFCGAQNIHHFSCELPSLYPLSCSDVSASFTALLSSSLLHFFGNFLLIFFSYVCILFTILSINATTGRNKAFSTCSSHLTAVIFFYGSGLLRYLMPNSGSTQELIFSLQYSVVTPMLNPLIYSLKNKEVKAAVRRILRKRI, from the coding sequence ATGAGAAACCACAGTGTTGTTTCTGAGTTCATCCTCTTCGGGCTGTCTGCTGACCCCCAGATCGAGGTTCTCCTCTTTGTACTGTTCCTTGTTATTTACCTCCTGACCCTGATGGGGAACCTGATGCTGCTGCTGGTGATTAGGGCTGATTCTtgcctccacacccccatgtacttcttcctgggaCAGTTGTCCTTCCTGGatctctgccactcctctgtcACTGTGCCCAAGCTGTTGGAGAACCTCCTGTCTGAGAAGAAAACCATCTCAGTAGAGGGCTGCCTGGCTCAGGCCTTCTTTGTGTTTGCCACTGGGGGCACTGAATCCTGCCTACTCACTgtcatggcctatgaccgctatgttGCCATCAGCTCCCCTCTGCTCTATGGCCAGATGATGAACAGACAATTGTGTatggggctggtgtggggctcaTGGAGCGTGGCTTTTTTGGATGCTCTTATCAATATCCTTGTAGCTCTCAATTTAGATTTCTGTGGGGCTCAAAATATACATCACTTCAGCTGTGAACTGCCTTCTCTCTACCCTTTGTCTTGCTCTGATGTGTCTGCAAGTTTTACTGCCCTGCTCTCCTCCAGCCTCCTGCATTTCTTTGGAAATTTCCTCTTgatatttttctcctatgtttgcATTTTGTTCACCATCCTGAGTATCAATGCTACCACAGGCAGAAACAaggccttctccacctgctcctcccacctcacTGCAGTGATCTTCTTTTATGGCTCAGGATTACTCCGCTATCTCATGCCAAATTCAGGATCCACTCAAGAGTTAATCTTCTCCTTGCAGTACAGTGTGGTCACTCCTATGCTGAATCCTCTCATCTATAGCCTAAAGAACAAAGAGGTGAAGGCAGCTGTGAGAAGAATTTTGAGAAAACGTATCTAG